The following proteins come from a genomic window of Pangasianodon hypophthalmus isolate fPanHyp1 chromosome 24, fPanHyp1.pri, whole genome shotgun sequence:
- the foxn4 gene encoding forkhead box protein N4, whose protein sequence is MSAQDQLHAAAQLSNMSVAGGGTSMIHLQSNMQHSPLGINSMPQFSPSFPCPASVYQPSSQQVMTFSQSNQQCSPGGLYSNFNNQSLFTQQQIHTPHSQETQPKTFPKPIYSYSCLIAMALKNSKTGSLPVSEIYSFMKEHFPYFKTAPDGWKNSVRHNLSLNKCFEKVENKMSGSSRKGCLWALNPAKIDKMEEEMQKWKRKDLTAIRRSMANPDELDKLITDRPESCRRKPLDPQLPPPQPVLSLQCLTVHHQLQLQLHTQPRIAPTSPAPAQTPPLHPVPDLVKQPPQQHQQQQPAEIFSVHSDVHSEVDALDPSIMDFALQGNLWDEMKDDSFNLEALGSFSNSPLRLSDCDLEGVSTTPVSSAAEIPFSGVYTSYSTVDGFTNQYINTQGSNKPIVLH, encoded by the exons ATGAGCGCTCAGGACCAACTGCACGcag CAGCTCAGCTGAGTAACATGAGCGTGGCTGGAGGAGGAACGTCCATGATCCATCTGCAGAGTAACATGCAGCACAGCCCTCTGGGAATCAACAGC ATGCCACAGTTTTCTCCCAGTTTTCCGTGTCCTGCCTCGGTCTATCAGCCCTCTTCTCAGCAGGTGATGACTTTCTCCCAGTCCAACCAGCAG TGTTCTCCTGGAGGACTGTACAGCAACTTCAACAACCAGAGTTTATTCACACAGCAGCAGatccacactccacacagccaggAGACGCAGCCCAAAACCTTCCCCAAACCCATCTACTCCTACAG CTGCCTGATTGCTATGGCTCTGAAGAACAGTAAGACAGGCAGTCTCCCGGTCAGTGAGATCTACAGCTTCATGAAGGAACACTTCCCCTACTTTAAG ACGGCACCAGACGGCTGGAAGAACTCTGTCCGgcacaacctgtctctgaataaATGTTTCGAGAAAGTGGAGAACAAGATGAGCGGCTCGTCGAGGAAGGGCTGCCTGTGGGCTCTCAACCCAGCCAAGATCGATaagatggaggaggagatgcAGAAATGGAAGCGTAAAGACTTAACGGCCATCCGACGCAGCATGGCCAACCCAG ATGAATTAGACAAGCTGATCACAGATCGGCCGGAGAGCTGCAGAAGGAAACCGCTGGATCCTCagcttcctcctcctcagccgGTTTTGTCTCTGCAGTGTCTCACTGTTCACCATCAGCTCCAGCTGCAGCTCCACACTCAGCCCCGGATAGCACCGACGTCTCCGGCTCCTGCTCAAACTCCACCGCTCCACCCTGTACCTGACCTCGTCAAACAACCAccacaacaacatcaacaacaacaaccggCAGAGATCTTCAGCGTCCACAGTGATGTCCATTCTGAGGTGGACGCTCTGGACCCCAGCATCATGGATTTCGCCTTGCAAG GAAACCTGTGGGACGAGATGAAGGATGACAGCTTTAACCTGGAGGCCCTGGGTTCGTTCAGTAACTCCCCCCTGCGTCTCTCTGACTGTGATCTCGAGGGTGTGAGCACGACGCCGGTGTCCAGCGCTGCGGAAATTCCCTTCTCGGGTGTTTACACATCTTACAGCACGGTGGATGGATTCACCAACCAGTACATCAACACACAAGGCAGCAACAAACCCATTGTCctgcattaa